A region of Zeugodacus cucurbitae isolate PBARC_wt_2022May chromosome 5, idZeuCucr1.2, whole genome shotgun sequence DNA encodes the following proteins:
- the LOC128921949 gene encoding DNA ligase 4, whose translation MDIAKNIKFADICTMLERVKCAKNQAAKEKIIRRYYESFQKFRQIYRDKEGLTAADAEDGCTSFFCVLRCLIPREDMSRKAYGLQITTLGSVYTEVLQINRDSSDVQRLQARTYNGQGNDYADIVYAVLMPRCRNELSELTLYEVHEMLDTIAEGDRQDTKKILTRLTELASAQEQMWFIRLLLKNMHLGIGEQRIFTIMHPQARDLNRRCSNIKRVCCLVANNQINDESTIAEPNETKHSISTFNLNNIVQPFQHIQAMLCEMFHGSLEQLMAEDVLYLETKMDGERFQLHYANGRLKYISRNGIDYTASFGEDFLNGKLTPLLQPLLPTNMQSIILDGEMMVYDMQRKCFRDKGENTDVKYLDKRLNWRPCFVVYDVLYFNGRSLLEIPYVQRCQKVVELISTEPGVLQIMRPIKLTSAEQFQELFQQALNAQEEGVVLKKQNSIYKPGIRNGGGWYKIKADYINGLTTEFDLLIIGGFYNRTRTFTQAFLLGVLKYISETQYEVYSIGKVDNRTRQRATLNDALKPHWQDCKRDPPPCWYHYKQNSAEGRPDMWIEPHKSVILQIRATDLAPSAAFALSKCLHFPRIEMWRNDKLWNECLSLHDYMAMIQGESGIKKIHKRQVELSDLTLPQKKRKLTAAERRKLGALSYERRFNADEVAQSSNLFEGFSFCILSASLRTGYTPEALKALVVTNGGEIVENPIQDSKCISVAGDITFRVETLCKSRRYNIAKLSWLVHTCEKQELELTPIDMICITSELESEFAKIYDKYGDSYTECTNIERLMSVLEGIKDEDVALAEPSSTELTELETMLFDEKIDYFTNCNAVFYSIDQHTQLAKLIFQYLGGKCLEVNARNLQSIKYVLVNVNLIDKVKLKAWISKHFKDYLGNLYVVNIAWIIHSQRAKRKLDILEYMWKEI comes from the exons ATGGATAtagcgaaaaatataaaatttgcagATATCTGTACTATGCTTGAAAGAGTAAAATGTGCTAAAAATCAAGCTGCAAAGGAAAAGATAATCCGTCGCTATTACGAATCATTTCAAAAGTTTCGGCAAATATACCGTGATAAAGAAGGACTCACTGCCGCAGATGCAGAG GATGGTTGCACCAGTTTCTTTTGCGTCCTTAGATGTTTAATACCACGTGAGGATATGTCGCGTAAAGCCTATGGACTACAAATAACAACGCTTGGTAGCGTCTACACTGAAGTGTTGCAAATAAATAGAGATT CCAGCGATGTGCAGCGCTTACAAGCGCGTACCTATAATGGTCAGGGCAATGACTATGCGGATATCGTTTATGCGGTGCTGATGCCGCGTTGCAGAAATGAGTTAAGTGAACTAACGCTTTATGAAGTGCACGAGATGTTGGATACTATAGCAGAGGGTGATCGCCAAG ACACGAAAAAGATACTAACACGCCTAACAGAGTTAGCATCGGCTCAAGAGCAAATGTGGTTCATACGTTTACTGCTGAAGAACATGCATCTGGGAATTGGCGAACAACGTATTTTTACAATCATGCATCCGCAAGCAAGAGATCTCAATAGACGTTGCTCAAATATAAAACGTGTGTGCTGTTTGGTCGCCAACAACCAAATAAATGATGAATCCACAATTGCCGAACCAAACGAAACTAAGCACAGTATCAGCACATTTAACTTAAATAATATCGTACAACCCTTTCAACACATACAAGCGATGTTGTGTGAAATGTTTCATGGCAGTTTGGAGCAATTAATGGCCGAGGATGTGCTTTACTTGGAGACGAAAATGGATGGTGAACGTTTTCAACTGCATTACGCAAACGGAcgtttgaaatatatttcacgTAATGGCATTGATTATACTGCTAGTTTTGGTGAAGACTTTTTGAACGGTAAGTTGACGCCATTACTGCAACCATTATTGCCAACGAATATGCAATCAATAATACTCGATGGTGAGATGATGGTTTACGATATGCAGCGAAAATGCTTCCGTGACAAAGGCGAAAATACGGATGTTAAATATTTGGATAAACGATTAAATTGGCGACCTTGTTTCGTGGTCTATGACGTGCTCTATTTTAATGGCAGAAGTTTACTGGAAATTCCGTACGTGCAGCGATGCCAAAAAGTTGTTGAACTCATTAGCACAGAGCCTGGTGTATTACAAATAATGCGTCCAATCAAACTAACATCAGCAGAGCAGTTCCAGGAGCTTTTTCAACAAGCGCTCAATGCACAGGAGGAGGGTGTGGTGCTCAAAAAGCAAAATTCCATTTACAAGCCGGGCATACGCAATGGCGGTGGTTGGTACAAAATAAAGGCCGAC TATATTAACGGTTTGACGACAGAATTTGATTTGCTGATCATTGGTGGTTTCTACAATAGAACGCGTACCTTCACACAAGCTTTTTTACTGGGCGTGCTCAAGTACATCTCAGAAACGCAGTATGAGGTTTACAGCATTGGCAAAGTGGACAATAGAACGCGTCAGCGTGCAACGTTGAATGATGCGCTCAAACCACATTGGCAGGATTGTAAACGCGATCCGCCACCCTGCTGGTATCATTACAAACAAAACAGCGCCGAAGGGCGACCTGATATGTGGATCGAACCACATAAATCGGTCATACTGCAAATAAGAGCAACCGATTTAGCGCCTTCTGCAGCTTTCGCTTTGTCTAAATGCTTGCATTTTCCACGCATCGAAATGTGGCGCAACGACAAACTCTGGAACGAGTGTCTTTCGTTGCAtgattatatggcaatgatacAG ggAGAAAGCGGTATCAAAAAAATACACAAGCGCCAAGTGGAGTTAAGTGATTTGACATTGCCGCAGAAGAAACGTAAATTAACCGCAGCGGAGCGACGCAAATTGGGCGCTTTGTCATATGAACGCCGCTTTAATGCAGATGAG GTGGCGCAATCCTCCAATCTGTTTGAGGGTTTCTCATTTTGCATACTGAGCGCTAGTTTGCGCACCGGTTACACGCCTGAGGCACTCAAAGCACTGGTGGTCACCAATGGCGGCGAGATAGTGGAGAATCCCATACAGGACTCCAAATGCATATCAGTGGCGGGTGATATAACATTTCGCGTGGAGACTTTATGTAAATCGCGGCGTTACAATATCGCCAAGCTCAGCTGGCTGGTACACACCTGCGAAAAGCAAGAGCTGGAACTAACACCAATCGACATGATTTGCATAACGAGTGAGTTGGAAAGCGAATTCGCCAAAATATACGATAAATATGGCGACTCGTACACAGAGTGCACGAATATTGAGCGATTGATGAGCGTATTGGAAGGCATTAAGGATGAAGAT gTTGCTCTCGCTGAGCCGTCATCTACCGAACTAACCGAACTGGAAACGATGTTATTTGatgaaaaaatcgattattttactAACTGTAATGCGGTGTTTTATAGCATAGATCAGCATACACAATTGGCGAAATTGATTTTCCAGTACTTGGGGGGCAAGTGCTTGGAAGTGAATGCGCGTAACTTGCAAAGCATTAAGTATGTGCTGGTCAATGTGAACTTAATCGATAAGGTTAAGTTGAAAGCGTGGATTTCAAAGCACTTTAAGGATTATTTGGGCAATTTGTACGTCGTTAATATTGCATGGATAATACATTCACAACGCGCTAAAAGAAAACTCGATATATTAGAATATATGTGgaaagaaatttaa
- the LOC128922174 gene encoding uncharacterized protein LOC128922174, which yields MYKFVFVAIVALAAVQIQQNDAFIILSKNVAAAPAPASSAAPAAPALDPNALIQGLTNAVTAKIQTVTQVVGGLVQAKTNLKQNLLRNVLNKVSSASAALPKPAFITKTIRIPVLVKGGAAPAAPAAPATPVATTAAAVPEPEATTTAAQSAGYSYGHRHRH from the exons atgtacaaatttgtttttgtggccaTCGTGGCTTTGGCAGCCGTGCAGATCCAGCAGAATGATGCGTTCATCATTCTTTCGAAAA ATGTTGCTGCCGCCCCAGCCCCAGCCAGTTCTGCCGCTCCTGCAGCACCCGCCTTGGACCCCAACGCGCTTATTCAGGGTTTAACTAATGCTGTGACAGCCAAGATCCAGACAGTTACGCAAGTGGTTGGCGGTTTGGTGCAGGCCAAGACTAATCTGAAGCAGAATTTGCTAAGGAACGTATTGAATAAGGTTAGCAGCGCCAGCGCCGCTCTGCCCAAGCCCGCTTTCATCACGAAAACCATTCGCATACCCGTGCTGGTCAAAGGTGGCGCCGCCCCAGCCGCTCCAGCTGCTCCCGCCACGCCTGTTGCCACCACCGCTGCAGCTGTACCAGAGCCTGAGGCAACTACGACGGCAGCCCAATCGGCTGGTTACTCCTACGGTCACAGACACCGTCACTAA
- the LOC128922189 gene encoding uncharacterized protein LOC128922189 → MSKLAILLLLFGSTAIVWQQAEAKPFLFLPANFFVLTTRAPSTGSTSSSTSTSYSSSSSSSAFGGLFQLPINIISRKLNFINSLLSSFSGGAGGGGNIGASGHYGAGGIVGGSGKFGGSFGLGFKFNAGPTTQRPRTTTEGSTETNTIFTPQSTTNAPKSTTGNTVSSGRDSTTTTSTEMSLVSTTTESLSSTTTKSSTKVPYITTTESSTTHTSSTSKPFIDTTASTVTSVKPTLVTEQPVHTITTEKATTNLATSTESFITMETFNTVKSTITPTTEKYSPDVESTSETISTTAITTEKHSSDVDSTSEAVLTSTTTTEKYSSDVDSTSEAVLTSTTTTEKNASDVDSTSEAVLTSTTTTEKYSSDVDSTSEASLSTTTVGSITVNPTTVTTTESVSEVVASTTEDNGSINTTGYVYQTGKPESEIVTESVTNAGYHYQRNEVSKGVSVSGYTYKRPSPETVNEIFSGDMYLPVL, encoded by the exons atgtcAAAACTAGCAATTTTGCTTCTTTTATTCGGAAGCACAGCGATTGTTTGGCAACAGGCTGAGGCGAAGCCATTTCTTTTTTTGCCCGCGAATTTCTTCGTCTTGACGACAAGAG CACCATCCACTGGCAGTACTTCATCTTCAACATCAACGTCATACTCCTCCTCATCATCATCTTCGGCATTCGGCGGACTTTTCCAATTGCCGATAAATATAATAAGCCGCAAATTGAATTTCATAAATAGTTTGCTATCGAGTTTTAGTGGTGGCGCTGGTGGCGGTGGTAATATTGGCGCCAGTGGCCATTATGGTGCCGGTGGCATAGTGGGAGGAAGTGGCAAATTTGGCGGTAGTTTTGGACTTGGCTTTAAATTCAACGCGGGACCCACTACTCAGAGACCAAGAACAACTACGGAAGGATCAACAGAAACAAATACGATTTTCACTCCACAGTCAACAACAAATGCGCCAAAATCCACGACTGGAAACACCGTTAGTTCTGGCAGAGattcaacaaccacaacaagtaCAGAAATGTCTTTAGTTAGCACGACAACAGAATCATTAAGTAGCACTACAACAAAATCAAGTACCAAAGTACCCTACATTACAACCACAGAAAGCAGTACCACTCACACCAGCTCCACTTCAAAGCCGTTTATCGATACTACAGCGAGCACTGTTACAAGCGTTAAACCTACATTAGTTACAGAACAACCAGTGCATACTATCACAACGGAAAAAGCTACAACTAATCTCGCTACCAGCACAGAGTCTTTCATTACGATGGAAACTTTCAACACTGTTAAATCAACAATAACGCCAACAACCGAAAAATATTCCCCAGACGTCGAATCCACCTCAGAGACCATTTCAACCACCGCCATAACAACCGAGAAACATTCTTCTGATGTGGACTCCACTTCGGAGGCGGTTTTAACCTCCACCACAACAACCGAGAAATATTCATCTGATGTGGACTCCACTTCAGAGGCAGTTTTAACATCCACCACAACAACCGAGAAAAATGCTTCTGATGTGGACTCCACTTCAGAGGCGGTTTTAACCTCCACCACAACAACCGAGAAATATTCCTCTGATGTGGACTCCACCTCAGAGGCGAGTTTGAGCACCACAACTGTCGGCTCCATCACCGTTAACCCAACAACTGTCACAACAACCGAAAGTGTTTCAGAAGTTGTCGCTTCTACCACTGAAGACAACGGAAGCATAAATACAACCGGTTATGTTTACCAAACGGGTAAACCAGAATCGGAAATAGTAACGGAATCTGTCACAAACGCTGGTTATCATTACCAAAGGAACGAAGTGAGCAAAGGCGTGAGTGTGAGTGGGTATACCTATAAGAGGCCAAGTCCGGAGActgtaaatgaaattttcagcGGTGACATGTATTTACCTGTGCTATAA
- the LOC128921950 gene encoding mpv17-like protein 2, whose product MAPTAVLAIRSAALKSMDFFREIHKRAFSNKFLLVTNVGISLSLSTAGDLIEQHYEMYSGDLKEWDRTRTTNMGISGMGVGVICHYWYKFLDRRMPGRTIRVVMKKIVLDQFICSPLYISAFFMTMGALEDKSIEDTWIEMKQKAWKLYAAEWMVWPPAQFVNFYWLPTRYRVFYDNIISLGYDVYTSQVKNND is encoded by the coding sequence ATGGCACCCACTGCAGTCCTTGCAATACGCAGCGCAGCACTGAAATCCATGGATTTCTTTCGTGAAATACACAAACGAGCGTTTAGTAATAAATTCTTACTTGTAACCAATGTCGGCATTTCACTCAGCCTAAGTACCGCCGGCGATCTGATCGAACAACATTACGAAATGTATAGCGGCGATTTGAAGGAATGGGACAGGACACGTACTACAAACATGGGCATTTCCGGCATGGGTGTTGGTGTGATCTGCCACTATTGGTATAAATTCCTCGATCGGCGCATGCCGGGACGCACAATACGCGTGGTTATGAAGAAAATTGTTTTGGATCAATTCATTTGTTCGCCACTCTACATATCCGCCTTTTTCATGACAATGGGCGCACTGGAAGACAAATCCATCGAAGACACCTGGATAGAAATGAAACAAAAGGCATGGAAATTGTATGCAGCTGAATGGATGGTATGGCCACCTGCACAATTTGTTAACTTCTATTGGCTGCCCACACGTTATCGTGTGTTCTACGACAACATCATAAGTTTGGGATATGACGTTTATACATCGCAAGTGAAAAACAATGATTAA